The Pseudomonas sp. DG56-2 genome contains a region encoding:
- the wrbA gene encoding NAD(P)H:quinone oxidoreductase, with protein MSAPYILILFYSRHGSTSEMARQIARGVEMVGLEARIRTVPAISTECEAVAPDIPVAGALYATLDDLRHCSGLALGSPTRFGNMAAPLKYFIDGTSSLWLSGGLVGKPAAAFTSTASLHGGQESTLLSMLLPLMHHGMLIMGLPYSESALLETRGGGTPYGASHHAGADGKRDLDADEIALCRALGQRLASTAKLLENSRG; from the coding sequence GTGAGCGCACCTTACATCCTGATCCTGTTCTACAGCCGCCACGGCTCGACAAGTGAAATGGCCCGGCAGATAGCCCGCGGTGTCGAAATGGTAGGCCTGGAAGCACGGATTCGTACCGTTCCGGCGATTTCCACCGAATGTGAAGCGGTGGCCCCAGACATTCCGGTCGCCGGCGCGCTGTACGCCACCCTTGACGATCTGCGCCACTGTTCGGGCCTGGCCCTGGGTAGCCCGACACGCTTCGGCAACATGGCTGCGCCACTGAAGTACTTCATCGATGGCACCAGCAGCCTGTGGCTCAGTGGAGGTCTGGTCGGCAAACCGGCAGCGGCGTTCACCTCCACCGCCAGCCTGCATGGCGGCCAGGAGTCGACCCTACTGTCGATGCTGCTGCCGTTGATGCACCACGGCATGCTGATCATGGGGCTGCCCTACAGCGAGTCGGCGTTGCTGGAAACCCGCGGTGGCGGCACCCCTTATGGCGCCAGCCATCACGCCGGGGCAGACGGCAAACGCGACCTGGATGCTGACGAAATCGCCCTATGCCGCGCCTTGGGCCAACGCCTGGCCAGCACTGCCAAACTGCTGGAGAACAGCCGTGGCTAA
- the arsC gene encoding arsenate reductase (glutaredoxin) (This arsenate reductase requires both glutathione and glutaredoxin to convert arsenate to arsenite, after which the efflux transporter formed by ArsA and ArsB can extrude the arsenite from the cell, providing resistance.) translates to MTDLTLYHNPRCSKSRAALELLEARGLAPTVVRYLETPPDAATLTTLLGKLDIDARQLLRSGEDEYKMLNLADPALSDAQLIDAMVKHPKLIERPILVAGDKAVIGRPPEKVLEILP, encoded by the coding sequence ATGACTGACCTGACGCTTTATCACAATCCACGCTGCTCGAAGTCTCGCGCAGCCCTGGAACTTCTCGAAGCCCGTGGCCTGGCACCCACCGTGGTCCGCTACCTGGAAACCCCACCCGATGCAGCGACCCTCACGACCCTGCTCGGCAAGTTGGATATAGATGCGCGTCAACTGCTGCGCAGCGGTGAAGACGAGTACAAGATGCTCAACCTGGCTGACCCAGCCTTGAGCGATGCGCAACTGATAGACGCCATGGTCAAGCACCCGAAACTGATCGAGCGCCCTATTCTGGTTGCCGGTGACAAAGCGGTTATTGGCCGTCCTCCGGAGAAGGTTCTGGAGATCCTGCCGTGA
- a CDS encoding TlpA disulfide reductase family protein: MTRRLAAALAITASLLLSGCGADYGLDQNGQTVKAEQIDGHWLVLNYWAEWCGPCRTEIPELNAAAKQWQAQGIKVVGVNFDGLQGDDLKKATEALNIGFTVLAQDPAERYELPRSEALPVTYIIDDKGKVREQLMGEQTLEGLNAKIKALKES; encoded by the coding sequence ATGACAAGGCGTTTGGCAGCAGCACTGGCCATCACCGCGAGTTTGTTGCTCAGCGGTTGCGGTGCAGATTATGGCCTGGACCAGAACGGCCAGACCGTGAAAGCCGAGCAGATCGACGGGCACTGGCTGGTGCTCAATTACTGGGCGGAATGGTGCGGGCCATGCCGTACTGAAATCCCCGAACTCAATGCTGCCGCCAAGCAATGGCAGGCGCAAGGCATCAAGGTTGTGGGCGTCAACTTCGACGGCCTGCAAGGCGATGATCTGAAAAAGGCCACCGAGGCCCTGAATATCGGCTTCACCGTCTTGGCCCAGGACCCGGCTGAACGTTATGAACTGCCACGTAGCGAAGCGTTGCCTGTCACCTACATCATCGATGACAAAGGCAAGGTACGCGAGCAGTTGATGGGCGAGCAGACACTGGAAGGACTGAACGCAAAGATCAAAGCGCTCAAGGAGAGCTGA
- a CDS encoding META domain-containing protein: MKNLLLAALTGTALLGCAAEPMKLEQERSYLLEWIGERPLMDYSHLTLTLASDGRAYGNGGCNHWFAPYQLDGDKITFGKVGSTRKMCAPALMEQEKRFLQALETVQRWDISPIEQVRFWPTEGKPLRFWPEEG; this comes from the coding sequence GTGAAAAACCTGCTGCTCGCGGCACTGACCGGCACAGCGCTGCTGGGCTGCGCTGCCGAGCCGATGAAGCTGGAGCAGGAGCGTAGCTACCTGCTGGAATGGATTGGCGAGCGCCCACTGATGGACTACAGCCACCTGACCCTGACCCTGGCCAGCGATGGCCGGGCGTATGGCAATGGCGGTTGCAACCACTGGTTCGCGCCCTACCAGCTCGACGGCGACAAAATCACCTTCGGCAAAGTCGGCAGCACCCGCAAAATGTGCGCACCGGCTTTGATGGAACAGGAAAAGCGCTTCCTCCAGGCTCTGGAGACCGTGCAGCGCTGGGACATCTCGCCAATCGAACAAGTACGCTTCTGGCCTACTGAAGGCAAGCCACTGCGCTTTTGGCCTGAAGAGGGTTGA
- a CDS encoding 2-hydroxyacid dehydrogenase yields the protein MRVLFFSSQTYDQDSFTSAAARHGLDLHFQPARLTEDTAALANGHEVVCAFINDDLNADVLKRLADGGTRLIALRSAGYNHVDLAAAKRLGLAVVRVPAYSPHAVAEHAVALILALNRRLHRAYNRTREGNFSLHGLTGFDLHGKTVGVVGTGQIGATFARIMAGFGCKLLAYDPYPNPELLALGATYLELPELLRQAQIISLHCPLTEQTRHLINPQSLAQLQPGAMLINTGRGALIDTPALIEALKDGQLGYLGLDVYEEEAQLFFEDRSDLPLQDDVLARLLTFPNVIVTAHQAFLTREALAAIATTTLDNITRWAAGNPQNLVEG from the coding sequence ATGCGCGTATTGTTTTTCAGTAGCCAGACCTACGACCAGGACAGTTTTACCAGTGCTGCGGCACGCCACGGCCTGGACCTGCACTTTCAACCGGCGCGCCTGACTGAAGACACCGCAGCCCTGGCCAACGGCCATGAAGTGGTGTGCGCTTTCATCAATGACGATTTGAACGCCGACGTGCTCAAGCGCCTCGCCGACGGCGGCACTCGCCTGATCGCCCTGCGTTCGGCCGGCTACAACCATGTCGACCTGGCCGCAGCCAAACGCCTGGGCCTGGCAGTGGTACGGGTCCCGGCCTACTCACCGCACGCCGTGGCGGAACATGCCGTCGCCCTGATCCTGGCGCTGAACCGCCGCCTGCACCGCGCCTACAACCGCACCCGCGAAGGCAACTTCAGCCTTCACGGGCTGACCGGCTTCGATCTGCATGGCAAAACGGTCGGCGTGGTCGGCACTGGTCAGATTGGTGCCACCTTCGCACGCATCATGGCCGGCTTCGGCTGCAAGCTGCTGGCGTATGACCCCTACCCCAACCCTGAGTTGCTGGCGTTGGGCGCCACCTATCTTGAGCTGCCGGAGTTGTTGCGCCAGGCGCAGATCATCAGCCTGCATTGCCCTTTGACCGAACAGACGCGTCACCTGATCAACCCACAAAGCCTTGCCCAGTTGCAGCCGGGGGCCATGTTGATCAACACCGGTCGCGGCGCGTTGATTGACACACCAGCGCTGATCGAGGCGTTGAAAGACGGTCAACTGGGCTATCTGGGCCTGGACGTCTACGAAGAGGAGGCCCAGTTGTTTTTCGAGGACCGCTCCGACCTGCCATTGCAGGACGATGTGTTGGCGCGCTTGCTGACCTTCCCCAACGTAATCGTCACCGCCCACCAGGCGTTCCTCACCCGCGAAGCACTGGCAGCCATTGCCACAACTACGCTGGACAACATTACCCGCTGGGCGGCAGGCAATCCGCAGAACTTGGTCGAGGGTTGA
- a CDS encoding response regulator, with translation MLNRLGIRSRVLLLALLPAGLMALVLGSYFTWLQQNELQSQLLQRGKMIAEHLAPLVAPALVRHDPAQLERIAAQALEQPDVRAVAFRDPGRNNLAHAGPSMLNQAPSGGGTQMLERSGKDATRYLLPVFGHHRDLAGDRIPSEADRLLGWVEIELSHDGTLLRGYRSLFTSLLLIFFGMLATALLALRMSRAINGPISEIKHAVTQLKDGNLEERLPVMGSYEMDELASGINRMAETLQNAHEELQHSIDQATEDVRQNLETIEIQNIELDMARKEALEASRIKSEFLANMSHEIRTPLNGILGFTHLLQKSELTPRQHDYLGTIEKSAGNLLGIINEILDFSKIEAGKLVLDSIPFNLRDLIQDTLTILAPAAHAKQLELVSLVYRDTPLSLVGDPLRLKQILTNLVSNAIKFTREGTIVTRAMLEEEHEDSVQLRISVQDTGIGLTNQDVRALFQAFSQADNSLSRQPGGTGLGLVIAKRLIEQMGGEIGVDSTPGEGSQFWVSLRLPKARDDAEDLPLQSLVDRRVAIVDAHELALQALEHQLEDCGLRVTAFNSIDPLLHAVAAARMAGEPFTLAVMGVNLDSVSPERLGQYVQQLERLDCQALVLCPTTEQALYHPYLPNAHGQLQAKPACTRKLRRALLDLVQPRRINSEAKTSSDQPSPKVLCVDDNPANLLLVQTLLEDLGAEVLAVDSGYAAVQAVQDERFDLVLMDVQMPGMDGRECTEQIRQWEISQGGAPLPIVALTAHAMANEKRALLHSGMDDYLTKPISERQLAQVVLKWTGLNLSAPNHERTPERMANSSELKVLDPEEGLRLAAGKPDLAADMLAMLLASLEADREAIRIAREAADRNGMIERVHRLNGASRYCGVPQLRAACQRSETLLKQNDPEAPRALDELDRAILRLTAQARLSA, from the coding sequence GTGCTGAATCGTTTGGGAATTCGCAGCCGCGTGTTGCTGTTAGCTTTATTGCCGGCTGGGCTGATGGCCTTGGTGCTGGGCAGTTATTTCACCTGGCTGCAGCAGAACGAGCTGCAGTCCCAACTGTTGCAGCGCGGCAAAATGATTGCCGAGCACCTCGCGCCGCTGGTCGCCCCAGCTCTGGTTCGTCACGACCCGGCGCAACTGGAGCGTATTGCTGCCCAGGCGCTGGAACAACCGGATGTACGTGCGGTGGCTTTCCGCGATCCGGGCCGCAACAACCTTGCCCATGCCGGCCCCTCCATGCTCAATCAAGCGCCTTCCGGCGGCGGCACACAAATGCTCGAGCGTTCGGGTAAAGATGCAACCCGCTACCTGCTTCCCGTCTTCGGTCATCATCGCGACCTGGCCGGTGATCGCATTCCCAGCGAAGCTGATCGGCTGCTGGGCTGGGTAGAAATCGAACTGTCCCACGATGGCACCCTGCTGCGCGGCTACCGCAGCCTGTTCACCAGCCTGTTGCTGATTTTCTTCGGCATGCTCGCCACTGCCTTGCTGGCGCTGCGCATGAGCCGCGCAATCAATGGCCCCATCAGCGAGATCAAGCACGCTGTCACCCAACTCAAGGACGGCAACCTGGAAGAGCGCCTGCCGGTGATGGGCAGTTATGAGATGGACGAGCTGGCCTCGGGTATCAACCGCATGGCCGAAACCCTGCAAAACGCGCATGAAGAGTTGCAACACAGTATCGACCAGGCAACCGAAGACGTTCGACAGAACCTGGAAACCATCGAGATCCAGAACATCGAACTGGACATGGCCCGTAAAGAGGCCCTGGAAGCCAGCCGGATCAAGTCCGAGTTCCTTGCCAACATGAGTCACGAGATCCGCACCCCGCTCAATGGCATTCTTGGTTTTACCCACCTGCTGCAAAAAAGCGAGTTGACGCCGCGTCAACACGACTATCTGGGCACCATCGAGAAGTCTGCCGGCAACCTGCTCGGCATCATCAACGAGATCCTCGACTTCTCCAAGATCGAAGCAGGAAAGCTGGTGCTCGACAGCATACCGTTCAACCTGCGCGACCTGATCCAGGACACCCTGACCATTCTGGCCCCGGCCGCGCATGCCAAGCAGTTGGAGCTGGTCAGCCTGGTGTACCGCGACACCCCCTTGTCATTGGTGGGCGACCCACTGCGCCTCAAGCAGATCCTGACCAACCTGGTCAGCAACGCCATCAAGTTCACCCGCGAAGGCACCATTGTTACCCGGGCCATGCTCGAAGAAGAGCACGAAGACAGCGTGCAACTGCGGATCAGTGTCCAGGACACTGGGATTGGCCTGACCAATCAGGACGTCCGCGCCTTGTTCCAGGCCTTCAGCCAGGCCGACAACTCCCTGTCGCGCCAGCCGGGAGGCACCGGCCTGGGGCTGGTGATTGCCAAGCGCCTGATCGAACAGATGGGCGGTGAAATCGGAGTCGACAGCACCCCAGGCGAAGGTTCGCAATTCTGGGTCAGCCTGCGTCTGCCCAAGGCCCGCGACGATGCCGAGGACTTGCCGCTGCAATCGCTGGTGGACCGTCGGGTGGCGATAGTCGACGCCCACGAACTGGCGCTGCAGGCCCTGGAACATCAACTGGAAGATTGCGGCCTGCGCGTTACCGCCTTCAACTCCATTGACCCACTGCTGCACGCAGTAGCAGCCGCACGGATGGCCGGCGAACCCTTTACCCTGGCGGTCATGGGCGTAAACCTGGACAGCGTTTCTCCTGAGCGCCTGGGGCAGTACGTGCAACAACTGGAGCGCCTGGACTGCCAGGCGCTGGTGCTGTGTCCAACCACCGAGCAGGCGCTTTACCACCCTTATCTGCCCAACGCCCACGGCCAACTCCAAGCCAAGCCTGCTTGCACGCGCAAATTGCGCCGGGCCCTGCTGGACCTGGTGCAGCCACGGCGCATCAACAGTGAAGCCAAAACCAGCAGCGACCAGCCATCACCAAAAGTGCTCTGCGTCGACGACAACCCGGCCAACCTTCTGCTGGTGCAAACCTTGCTCGAGGATCTAGGCGCCGAAGTGCTGGCGGTCGACAGCGGCTACGCGGCAGTGCAGGCGGTTCAGGATGAACGCTTCGACCTGGTGCTGATGGATGTGCAAATGCCGGGCATGGATGGTCGCGAATGCACCGAACAGATACGCCAGTGGGAGATCAGCCAAGGTGGAGCGCCACTGCCTATCGTCGCCCTCACCGCCCACGCCATGGCCAACGAAAAGCGTGCGCTGCTGCACAGCGGGATGGACGACTACCTGACCAAACCGATCAGCGAGCGCCAACTGGCCCAGGTGGTGCTCAAGTGGACCGGCTTGAACCTCAGCGCGCCAAACCACGAGCGCACACCGGAGCGCATGGCCAACAGCAGCGAACTCAAGGTTCTCGACCCCGAAGAAGGCTTACGTCTGGCCGCGGGCAAGCCGGACCTGGCCGCCGACATGCTGGCCATGTTGCTGGCATCCCTGGAGGCCGACCGCGAGGCTATTCGCATCGCCCGTGAAGCGGCGGATCGCAACGGCATGATCGAGCGCGTGCACCGTCTCAATGGCGCTTCGCGCTATTGCGGCGTGCCACAGTTGCGCGCAGCCTGCCAACGCAGTGAAACCTTGCTCAAACAGAATGACCCCGAAGCCCCGCGAGCCTTGGACGAACTGGACCGGGCTATCCTGCGGCTGACCGCCCAGGCACGCCTGAGCGCCTGA
- a CDS encoding response regulator transcription factor: MNPVAISESSILAIEDDPVLGAHLHEELQRGGFKVTWCKNGLDGLDAARASRFDVVLMDILLPGLNGLDVLAKLREKSSTPVIMMSALGAEADRISGFQRGADDYLPKPFSMVELQVRIEAILRRVALERRRQQPAPTPQVGALQFDEQTCDVCCDDRWAGLTLSEYRLLDTLHRSHEEVLSKAFLYQQVLQRGYSRHDRSLDMHVSQIRRKLKAIGYQEREVRTVWGKGYVLSAAEVN, from the coding sequence ATGAATCCCGTAGCTATTAGCGAGTCCAGCATTCTTGCCATCGAGGACGATCCGGTCCTCGGTGCCCATTTGCACGAAGAACTGCAGCGTGGCGGCTTCAAGGTCACCTGGTGCAAGAATGGCCTGGATGGTTTGGATGCTGCGCGCGCGTCGCGTTTTGATGTCGTTCTGATGGACATTCTGCTTCCAGGTCTGAACGGCCTGGATGTGTTGGCCAAGTTGCGTGAAAAAAGTTCGACGCCGGTCATCATGATGTCGGCCCTGGGCGCAGAAGCGGATCGCATCAGTGGTTTTCAGCGGGGTGCTGATGATTACCTGCCCAAGCCGTTCAGCATGGTTGAGTTGCAGGTACGAATTGAAGCGATCCTGCGCCGCGTTGCTCTGGAACGCCGTCGCCAGCAGCCAGCTCCCACCCCGCAGGTCGGGGCGCTACAGTTCGACGAGCAGACCTGCGATGTGTGCTGCGACGATCGTTGGGCGGGCCTGACCCTCAGTGAATACCGCCTGCTCGACACTTTGCACCGCAGCCATGAGGAAGTGCTGAGCAAGGCCTTCCTCTATCAGCAGGTGCTGCAGCGTGGCTATTCCCGGCATGATCGCAGCCTGGACATGCATGTCAGCCAGATCCGCCGAAAGCTCAAGGCCATCGGTTACCAGGAGCGTGAAGTGCGCACTGTGTGGGGCAAGGGTTATGTGCTCAGTGCGGCAGAGGTCAACTGA
- a CDS encoding cell wall metabolism sensor histidine kinase WalK has protein sequence MCSVRQRSTELPNRHSLFWKLAILLIGFCLLMIGLSMSWGRHMETQNAFLSDDARATLTGYAAEAEQAWEQGGQAGVDAWLAEMADREDTWMAVLGEDLQSLSSTPLLSEQSRKITFLRGIDWPVSRRVIGLPWMRVPFVQHPERGLLVVELPERLMPGQYRLFWQFITNGVIPGLFTLLLCVGLYRMLIMPLIQLREQANAWRADRLSARVASSTTSRQDELGELGRAFDDMAERLQGTVALQQQLLRDLSHELRTPLSRLRVACEGETDAGQLRERLGREVDCMQRLVEDALQLAWLDTERAPMSKEPIQIQALWEMLAEDACFESTWPSSQLRCDVGPACWVQGNLNSLAQALENILRNAIRHSPANGVIRLGGQRQGEHWLLWLEDQGGGVAEGELERIFAPFARLDGSRPGDGGFGLGLSIARNAVVRQGGRLWAQNTGQGLRLNFQLPASA, from the coding sequence ATGTGCTCAGTGCGGCAGAGGTCAACTGAATTGCCCAATCGCCACTCGTTGTTCTGGAAACTGGCCATTCTTCTGATCGGCTTTTGCCTGCTGATGATCGGTCTGAGCATGAGCTGGGGCCGTCATATGGAAACCCAGAATGCCTTTCTCTCCGATGACGCTCGTGCCACCTTGACCGGCTATGCCGCCGAGGCCGAGCAAGCCTGGGAGCAGGGCGGCCAGGCTGGGGTGGATGCATGGCTGGCCGAGATGGCCGACAGGGAAGATACCTGGATGGCAGTGCTGGGCGAGGATTTGCAGTCGTTGAGCAGCACACCGCTGCTGTCTGAGCAAAGCCGCAAGATAACCTTTTTACGTGGCATCGATTGGCCCGTGAGCCGACGGGTAATCGGCCTGCCATGGATGCGTGTACCGTTTGTGCAGCACCCGGAACGAGGGTTGCTGGTAGTGGAGTTGCCAGAGCGCCTGATGCCCGGCCAATACCGCCTGTTCTGGCAGTTCATCACCAATGGCGTGATCCCCGGACTGTTCACCCTGCTGCTGTGCGTCGGGCTGTATCGCATGTTGATCATGCCGTTGATCCAGTTGCGTGAGCAGGCCAATGCCTGGCGGGCGGATCGTTTGTCGGCGCGGGTCGCCAGCAGCACCACCAGTCGTCAGGACGAACTGGGTGAGCTGGGGCGCGCATTCGATGACATGGCCGAGCGGCTGCAAGGCACCGTCGCGTTGCAACAGCAGCTGTTGCGCGACCTTTCCCATGAGTTGCGCACCCCGCTGAGCCGCCTGCGCGTGGCCTGCGAAGGTGAAACCGATGCCGGGCAACTGCGTGAGCGCCTGGGGCGCGAGGTCGATTGCATGCAGCGCCTGGTCGAAGACGCCCTGCAGTTGGCCTGGCTCGATACCGAGCGCGCGCCGATGAGCAAGGAGCCGATCCAGATCCAGGCGCTGTGGGAAATGCTCGCCGAAGACGCCTGCTTCGAAAGCACGTGGCCGTCATCGCAATTACGTTGCGATGTTGGTCCCGCGTGCTGGGTGCAGGGCAACCTCAATAGCCTGGCCCAAGCCTTGGAAAACATTCTGCGCAATGCCATCCGCCACTCGCCGGCCAATGGTGTGATTCGCCTGGGTGGTCAGCGCCAGGGCGAGCACTGGCTGCTGTGGCTGGAAGACCAGGGTGGCGGTGTGGCCGAGGGCGAACTTGAACGGATCTTCGCCCCCTTCGCCCGCCTGGATGGCTCGCGCCCTGGAGACGGCGGCTTCGGCCTGGGCCTGAGCATTGCGCGCAACGCAGTCGTGCGCCAGGGCGGACGCCTATGGGCGCAGAACACAGGCCAAGGCCTGCGCCTGAACTTCCAGCTCCCCGCCTCAGCCTGA
- the cysM gene encoding cysteine synthase CysM, with translation MTLQYPTIADCVGNTPLVRLQRIAGETSNTLLLKLEGNNPAGSVKDRPALSMITRAELRGQIKPGDTLIEATSGNTGIALAMAAAIKGYKMILIMPDNSSAERKAAMTAYGAELILVSKEEGMEGARDLADRLQADGRGLVLDQFGNGDNPEAHYVSTGPEIWQQTQGSITHFVSSMGTTGTIMGCSRYLKEQNPAVQIVGLQPMEGSAIPGIRRWPQEYLPKIYQSDRVDRVVDMAQVEAEETTRRLAREEGIFCGVSSGGAVAAMLRLSRELENAVIVAIICDRGDRYLSTGIFDAAN, from the coding sequence ATGACCTTGCAGTACCCAACCATCGCCGATTGCGTCGGCAACACGCCTCTGGTCCGCCTGCAGCGCATTGCCGGTGAAACCAGCAACACCCTCCTGCTCAAGCTTGAAGGTAATAACCCGGCAGGTTCGGTCAAGGACCGACCCGCGCTATCGATGATCACCCGAGCCGAACTGCGTGGGCAGATCAAGCCAGGCGATACGTTGATCGAAGCGACCTCGGGTAATACCGGCATCGCCTTGGCCATGGCGGCGGCGATCAAGGGTTACAAGATGATCCTGATCATGCCCGACAACTCCAGTGCCGAGCGCAAGGCAGCGATGACCGCCTATGGTGCCGAGTTGATTCTGGTCAGCAAGGAAGAAGGCATGGAAGGCGCCCGCGACCTTGCCGACCGTCTGCAGGCCGATGGCCGTGGCCTGGTGCTGGACCAGTTCGGCAACGGTGACAATCCAGAAGCGCACTATGTCAGCACAGGGCCCGAGATCTGGCAGCAGACCCAGGGCAGCATTACTCATTTCGTCAGTTCCATGGGTACCACCGGCACCATCATGGGCTGCTCGCGTTACCTCAAGGAGCAGAACCCGGCCGTGCAAATCGTTGGCTTGCAGCCGATGGAAGGCTCGGCGATTCCGGGCATCCGCCGCTGGCCGCAAGAATACCTGCCGAAAATCTACCAGTCCGATCGCGTTGATCGCGTGGTCGACATGGCGCAGGTCGAAGCAGAAGAAACGACGCGTCGGCTGGCGCGAGAAGAGGGCATTTTCTGCGGCGTGTCCTCGGGTGGTGCAGTGGCGGCGATGTTGCGCCTGTCGCGTGAACTGGAAAACGCCGTGATCGTGGCGATTATTTGTGACCGTGGCGACCGTTACCTGTCGACCGGCATTTTCGACGCGGCGAACTGA
- the rlmD gene encoding 23S rRNA (uracil(1939)-C(5))-methyltransferase RlmD produces the protein MSKSKRNSGLRFQPTGGSRAPQIPTGKKQRLRIERLAGDGRGIAFFEGRTWFVSGALAEEEVEARVLNTHGKVVEARLERVFNASPDRREAPCKHFDRCGGCNLQHLAHADQLNIKQRLLAEQLQRVAGVVPEQWVAPLTGPEFGYRRRARVAVRWDVKAKKLDVGFRAEASQDIVAIEECPVLVQPLQSIMRHLPMLLQSLSKAQVIGHVELFSGTALALLVRHTAALAEGDQARLQAFCNEAGVQLWLQGEGEPSAVEAGQTLGFTLAPWNLELAYRPGDFVQVNAEVNTAMIEQALQWLAPKADERVLDLFCGLGNFALPLARQAREVVAVEGVQAMVERAAANARSNNLHNVQFFQADLSQPLSASGWAAGGFSAVLLDPPRDGAFEVVRKIADLGAKRLVYVSCNPATLARDTLELVRQGYRLKCAGILDMFPQTAHVEAMALFEAG, from the coding sequence ATGTCCAAAAGTAAACGCAACAGCGGTCTGCGCTTCCAGCCGACCGGCGGCAGCCGTGCACCACAGATTCCTACGGGAAAAAAGCAACGCCTGCGCATTGAGCGCCTGGCGGGGGATGGCCGTGGCATCGCCTTTTTCGAGGGGCGTACCTGGTTTGTCAGTGGTGCGCTTGCCGAAGAAGAGGTTGAGGCCCGGGTCCTCAATACCCATGGCAAGGTCGTCGAGGCACGCCTGGAGCGTGTTTTCAATGCCAGCCCGGACCGCCGCGAAGCGCCGTGCAAGCATTTCGATCGGTGTGGCGGCTGCAACCTGCAGCACTTGGCCCACGCTGATCAGTTGAACATCAAGCAGCGCTTGCTCGCTGAGCAGTTGCAGCGGGTGGCCGGTGTGGTACCCGAGCAATGGGTCGCGCCGTTGACCGGACCTGAGTTCGGTTACCGGCGTCGGGCGCGCGTTGCGGTGCGTTGGGACGTCAAGGCGAAGAAGCTTGACGTCGGCTTTCGTGCCGAGGCCAGCCAGGACATCGTCGCCATCGAAGAGTGCCCGGTACTGGTACAACCCTTGCAGTCGATCATGCGTCACCTGCCAATGCTCTTGCAGAGTCTGAGCAAGGCGCAGGTGATTGGGCATGTCGAATTGTTCAGTGGCACGGCGTTGGCCTTGCTGGTGCGCCATACCGCTGCACTGGCTGAGGGCGACCAGGCGCGCTTGCAGGCATTCTGCAATGAGGCAGGTGTACAGCTATGGTTACAAGGCGAGGGTGAACCTTCGGCTGTCGAGGCAGGTCAGACCCTCGGCTTTACCCTGGCACCCTGGAATCTCGAGCTTGCCTACCGGCCTGGAGATTTCGTGCAGGTGAATGCCGAGGTCAACACCGCGATGATCGAGCAGGCGCTGCAATGGCTGGCGCCAAAGGCTGACGAGCGGGTGCTGGATTTGTTCTGCGGCCTGGGCAATTTCGCCCTGCCGCTGGCTCGGCAGGCACGTGAAGTGGTGGCAGTGGAAGGTGTACAGGCAATGGTCGAGCGAGCAGCGGCTAATGCACGAAGCAACAATTTGCATAATGTGCAGTTTTTTCAGGCCGATTTATCGCAGCCATTGTCCGCCTCTGGCTGGGCCGCTGGGGGCTTTTCTGCGGTACTCTTGGATCCACCGCGAGACGGTGCTTTCGAGGTGGTGCGAAAAATCGCAGACCTCGGTGCGAAGCGTCTTGTATATGTATCGTGCAATCCGGCAACCCTGGCCCGCGACACGCTCGAGCTGGTCAGGCAGGGTTACCGGTTAAAATGTGCCGGGATTCTCGACATGTTTCCTCAGACGGCGCATGTCGAAGCCATGGCGTTATTCGAAGCGGGCTAG